A window of the Diceros bicornis minor isolate mBicDic1 chromosome 28, mDicBic1.mat.cur, whole genome shotgun sequence genome harbors these coding sequences:
- the LOC131393193 gene encoding protein NipSnap homolog 3A-like isoform X2 codes for MLVLRSGLTRALAARTLAPQVCSSFATGPRQYDGTFYEFRTNCLKPSNMNEVMENIKKSIHLRAAHSELVGFWSVEFGGRMNKVFHIWKYDNFAHRAEVRKALTKDKEWQEQFLIPNLALTDKQEFEITYLVPWCKLEKPPREVHVLWWHESADSRAAGRHQSHEDPRVVAAVRESVNYLVSQQNMLLIPASFSPLK; via the exons ATGCTCGTCCTCCGAAGCGGCCTGACCAGGGCCCTGGCCGCGCGGACGCTCGCGCCTCAG GTGTGTTCATCTTTTGCTACGGGCCCCAGACAATACGATGGAACGTTCTATGAATTTCGTACTAATTGCCTTAAACCTTCAAATATGAATGAGGTTatggaaaatattaagaaaagcaTTCACCTTCGTGCAGCTCACTCTGAATTGGTTGGATTCTGGAGTGTAGAATTTGGAGGCAGAATGAATAAAGTGTTTCATATTTGGAAGTACG ATAACTTTGCTCATCGAGCTGAAGTTAGGAAGGCTTTGACCAAAGATAAGGAATGGCAAgaacaatttctcattccaaatttGGCTCTTACTGATAAACAAGAGTTTGAGATTACTTACCTGGTGCCATGGTGCAAATTAGAAAAACCTCCAAGAGAAG TTCATGTTCTCTGGTGGCATGAGAGTGCAGATAGTCGTGCAGCGGGGAGACATCAGTCTCATGAGGATCCCAGAGTTGTGGCGGCGG TTCGGGAGAGTGTCAATTACCTAGTGTCTCAGCAGAATATGCTTCTGATTCCTGCGTCATTTTCACCACTGAAATAG
- the LOC131393193 gene encoding protein NipSnap homolog 3A-like isoform X1, with protein sequence MLVLRSGLTRALAARTLAPQVCSSFATGPRQYDGTFYEFRTNCLKPSNMNEVMENIKKSIHLRAAHSELVGFWSVEFGGRMNKVFHIWKYDNFAHRAEVRKALTKDKEWQEQFLIPNLALTDKQEFEITYLVPWCKLEKPPREGVYELATFQMKPGGPALWGDPFKRAVNAHVNLGYSKLVGVFHTEYGALNRVHVLWWHESADSRAAGRHQSHEDPRVVAAVRESVNYLVSQQNMLLIPASFSPLK encoded by the exons ATGCTCGTCCTCCGAAGCGGCCTGACCAGGGCCCTGGCCGCGCGGACGCTCGCGCCTCAG GTGTGTTCATCTTTTGCTACGGGCCCCAGACAATACGATGGAACGTTCTATGAATTTCGTACTAATTGCCTTAAACCTTCAAATATGAATGAGGTTatggaaaatattaagaaaagcaTTCACCTTCGTGCAGCTCACTCTGAATTGGTTGGATTCTGGAGTGTAGAATTTGGAGGCAGAATGAATAAAGTGTTTCATATTTGGAAGTACG ATAACTTTGCTCATCGAGCTGAAGTTAGGAAGGCTTTGACCAAAGATAAGGAATGGCAAgaacaatttctcattccaaatttGGCTCTTACTGATAAACAAGAGTTTGAGATTACTTACCTGGTGCCATGGTGCAAATTAGAAAAACCTCCAAGAGAAG GAGTCTATGAACTGGCTACTTTTCAGATGAAACCAGGTGGGCCAGCTCTGTGGGGTGACCCATTTAAAAGGGCAGTTAATGCCCATGTCAATCTAGGCTACTCAAAGCTAGTTGGAGTTTTCCACACAGAATATGGAGCACTCAACAGAG TTCATGTTCTCTGGTGGCATGAGAGTGCAGATAGTCGTGCAGCGGGGAGACATCAGTCTCATGAGGATCCCAGAGTTGTGGCGGCGG TTCGGGAGAGTGTCAATTACCTAGTGTCTCAGCAGAATATGCTTCTGATTCCTGCGTCATTTTCACCACTGAAATAG